Proteins from one Streptomyces sp. NBC_00289 genomic window:
- a CDS encoding transposase translates to MTNPGNLPDEDALALKEIRAVCPELDAVTQHVRDFATMLRDLTGNELPAWMERVEHDDLPALHSLVNGLRRDQDAVIAGLSSSWSSGQVEGQNTRAKRIKRDGYGRANFDLLRTRILQRS, encoded by the coding sequence ATGACGAACCCCGGCAATCTCCCGGACGAGGACGCCCTCGCGCTCAAGGAGATCCGTGCGGTCTGTCCCGAACTGGACGCGGTCACCCAGCACGTCCGCGACTTCGCGACGATGCTGCGGGACCTGACCGGCAACGAACTCCCCGCCTGGATGGAGCGCGTCGAACACGACGACCTGCCCGCACTGCACTCCCTGGTCAACGGCCTGCGCCGGGACCAGGACGCCGTCATCGCCGGCCTGTCCAGCTCCTGGAGCTCCGGCCAGGTCGAGGGCCAGAACACGAGGGCGAAACGGATCAAAAGGGATGGATACGGCCGGGCCAACTTCGACCTCCTCCGCACCCGCATCCTGCAGAGATCCTGA